In Candidatus Baltobacteraceae bacterium, a single window of DNA contains:
- a CDS encoding transglycosylase SLT domain-containing protein has product MNPLGALTGRLAAQGVHYAPEIVQAAAKHGLDPALLAAVAAQETGGPGANGGRNVVGDGGHGRGLFQIDDRWHEFAKTGAAMNPSANADYAAGMLSGLLRRYGGNVRAALSAYNSGSPDGAGTETTWGDGQTLDYADSVLRHYQQLEPHQGRPQRMSINLIGALTGGVEGLVSGLFGGSTSAASATDGIDPTSLESALSQQSSAFTNINTLSSYAQSQPQSDNLLASLIDGDDSNS; this is encoded by the coding sequence ATGAATCCGCTCGGAGCCCTCACCGGCCGATTGGCCGCCCAAGGCGTACATTACGCCCCCGAGATCGTCCAGGCCGCCGCCAAGCACGGCCTCGATCCGGCCCTTCTGGCGGCGGTCGCCGCCCAAGAGACGGGCGGCCCAGGTGCCAACGGCGGGCGGAACGTCGTGGGCGACGGCGGCCATGGCCGCGGCCTCTTCCAGATCGACGATCGCTGGCACGAGTTTGCGAAAACCGGTGCCGCGATGAATCCGAGCGCGAACGCCGACTATGCCGCGGGAATGCTCTCCGGTCTGCTGCGCCGCTACGGCGGCAACGTGCGTGCAGCGCTCAGCGCGTACAATTCCGGCAGCCCGGACGGCGCGGGAACCGAGACGACGTGGGGCGACGGTCAAACGCTCGACTACGCCGACTCGGTCCTGCGCCATTACCAGCAACTCGAGCCACACCAAGGGAGACCACAACGAATGAGTATCAACCTGATCGGCGCGCTTACCGGCGGCGTGGAAGGATTGGTCAGCGGGTTGTTCGGCGGCAGCACGTCTGCCGCGAGCGCAACCGACGGCATCGACCCGACCTCGCTGGAGAGTGCGCTCAGCCAGCAGTCGAGCGCCTTCACCAACATCAACACGCTCTCGTCGTACGCGCAATCGCAACCGCAGAGCGACAACCTGCTCGCCAGCCTGATCGACGGCGACGACAGCAACAGCTAA
- a CDS encoding ribbon-helix-helix protein, CopG family yields MKYTIEFGPRAAASLDALATRLEVSKADVIRRALEELDQKVFAMDAARERELLSAGR; encoded by the coding sequence ATGAAGTACACGATTGAGTTTGGCCCGAGGGCTGCCGCCAGTCTAGACGCGCTAGCTACGCGCCTTGAGGTGAGCAAGGCGGATGTAATCCGCCGCGCCCTCGAGGAACTGGATCAGAAGGTCTTTGCGATGGACGCCGCTCGGGAGCGCGAACTGCTCAGCGCCGGCCGATAG
- a CDS encoding DUF177 domain-containing protein, which produces MARSHKVDITGLLAGGRQLMLIDDEVPIEEFEGIAFPSPATVHLELRYVDRLLHIVGTVDTQARGACDSCLEEVDIPVHADVDERIDPNAGRDDDPFGEGNVLVGGRVDVADLAQQLVLSEMPMGLRCSRACPGIEY; this is translated from the coding sequence ATGGCTCGTTCGCACAAGGTCGATATTACCGGGCTCCTCGCGGGCGGTCGGCAGCTCATGCTGATCGACGACGAGGTGCCCATCGAGGAATTTGAGGGGATCGCGTTTCCTTCACCGGCCACCGTGCATCTGGAATTACGCTATGTCGACCGGCTGCTTCATATAGTAGGCACGGTCGATACGCAGGCTCGGGGCGCGTGCGACTCGTGCTTGGAAGAGGTCGACATTCCGGTGCATGCCGACGTCGACGAGCGAATCGACCCGAATGCCGGTCGCGACGACGACCCCTTCGGTGAGGGCAACGTCCTAGTCGGGGGACGCGTCGACGTGGCGGATCTCGCGCAGCAGCTCGTGCTGAGCGAGATGCCGATGGGACTTCGCTGTAGCCGGGCGTGTCCGGGAATCGAATACTGA
- the rpmF gene encoding 50S ribosomal protein L32 codes for MANLKWKTPRSKTRSRRAANWKLNPVTTVECPQCHQPKRPHFVCGHCGTYDGRQVVEVRDEHAGHDRD; via the coding sequence GTGGCAAATCTAAAGTGGAAGACGCCGCGCAGTAAAACGCGCAGCCGTCGTGCGGCGAACTGGAAGCTGAACCCGGTCACGACCGTGGAATGCCCCCAGTGTCACCAGCCCAAACGGCCGCACTTCGTGTGCGGACATTGCGGCACGTACGACGGCCGTCAGGTCGTTGAAGTCCGCGACGAACACGCCGGTCACGATCGCGATTAG
- a CDS encoding beta-ketoacyl-ACP synthase III, which translates to MTGVKIAGVGHYAPERIVDNHDLEQWLDTSDEWITTRTGMKRRHWTSENEATSDLALAAARNALANARLNADDIDAFIVCTVYPDYLFPATACIVAAKLGARDKAAFDIEIACSGFIYGLTVASSLIRAGVYNRIVLIGAETLSKLVNRDDRGTAILFGDGAGAVVLESNERDSFLASELGSDGSRPELLRVETGGSRCPTTHATLDRKADRIHMEGREVFKFAVTKMIAATDRALAKAALTKADVDVLIPHQANKRIIDAAMKYLEIPPERCVVNIQEYGNTSAASIPIALSEAVRDGKIKTDDVIVFVGFGGGLSWGAVVWKWVA; encoded by the coding sequence TTGACCGGGGTTAAGATCGCCGGCGTGGGGCATTACGCGCCCGAGCGCATCGTGGACAACCACGATCTCGAGCAATGGCTCGACACGTCCGACGAGTGGATTACGACGCGTACCGGAATGAAACGGCGGCACTGGACTTCCGAAAACGAAGCCACCAGTGATTTGGCGTTGGCGGCGGCGCGCAACGCGCTCGCAAACGCCCGCCTGAACGCGGACGACATCGACGCATTCATCGTCTGTACCGTCTACCCCGACTACCTCTTTCCCGCCACCGCCTGCATCGTTGCCGCCAAACTCGGCGCGCGCGACAAAGCCGCCTTCGACATCGAGATCGCGTGCAGCGGCTTCATCTACGGTCTCACCGTCGCCTCGTCGCTCATCCGTGCCGGAGTCTACAACCGGATCGTGCTGATCGGTGCGGAGACACTCTCGAAACTGGTCAATCGTGACGATCGCGGAACCGCGATTCTCTTCGGCGACGGCGCGGGCGCGGTCGTCCTCGAATCGAACGAGCGCGATTCGTTCCTCGCCTCGGAGCTCGGCAGCGACGGCAGCCGCCCGGAGCTGTTGCGGGTCGAAACCGGCGGCTCGCGCTGCCCGACCACGCATGCCACGCTCGATCGCAAAGCCGACCGCATCCACATGGAAGGCCGCGAAGTTTTCAAATTTGCCGTCACCAAGATGATTGCCGCGACCGATCGTGCGCTGGCCAAAGCTGCGCTCACCAAGGCCGACGTCGACGTGCTGATCCCGCATCAGGCAAACAAACGCATCATCGATGCGGCGATGAAATATCTCGAAATTCCGCCCGAGCGCTGCGTGGTCAACATTCAGGAGTACGGCAACACGTCGGCCGCCTCGATCCCGATCGCGCTCTCGGAGGCGGTGCGCGACGGCAAAATCAAGACCGACGATGTGATCGTCTTCGTCGGCTTCGGCGGCGGCCTCTCGTGGGGCGCGGTCGTATGGAAATGGGTCGCCTGA
- the fabD gene encoding ACP S-malonyltransferase, with protein MRIAVIFPGQGSQTLGMGVDAAANSAAARELFERAIPVLGYDLLALQKNGPEEKLRETQYSQPAIFATNVALFAALDLPPESVVVSAGHSFAEFCSLYAAEAIGFEDALRVVNARGIAMQRAADRAAGGMSAILGLEAEMIRRVVEQTRERTGGRVQLANFNSPTQIVISGDLVAVQTAGDALLNAGAKRVVPLNVSGAWHSALMEPAIEQFAPVVEAAPFTLPRFDVISNVDAQPYRDVATIKKNLILSITHEVRWHETAERLVEYDLDLIVECGASPVLGPLMKRSIPAAPEIVVVSDYGGVKKLRDTVLA; from the coding sequence ATGCGGATCGCGGTGATTTTTCCCGGGCAAGGCTCGCAGACGCTGGGCATGGGCGTCGACGCGGCAGCCAACTCCGCCGCTGCGCGCGAACTCTTCGAACGCGCGATTCCGGTGCTTGGCTACGATCTGCTCGCGCTGCAAAAGAACGGACCGGAAGAAAAGCTGCGTGAGACGCAGTACAGCCAGCCGGCGATCTTCGCCACGAATGTCGCGCTGTTCGCGGCGCTCGATCTTCCGCCGGAGAGCGTAGTGGTCAGCGCGGGTCATTCGTTCGCCGAATTCTGCAGTCTCTACGCGGCCGAAGCCATCGGCTTTGAAGACGCGCTGCGGGTCGTCAACGCGCGCGGCATCGCGATGCAACGTGCGGCGGATCGCGCGGCCGGCGGCATGTCGGCGATCTTGGGTTTGGAAGCCGAGATGATTCGCCGGGTCGTCGAGCAGACGCGCGAGCGTACGGGTGGGCGCGTGCAGCTGGCCAATTTCAACTCGCCGACGCAGATCGTGATCAGCGGCGACCTGGTTGCCGTGCAGACCGCGGGCGACGCGCTGCTGAATGCAGGCGCCAAGCGCGTGGTGCCGCTGAATGTTTCGGGTGCATGGCATTCGGCGCTGATGGAGCCGGCGATCGAGCAGTTCGCCCCGGTCGTCGAGGCCGCGCCGTTCACGCTGCCGCGCTTCGACGTCATCTCCAACGTGGACGCGCAGCCGTACCGCGATGTTGCCACCATCAAGAAAAATCTCATCCTCTCGATCACGCACGAAGTGCGCTGGCACGAGACGGCCGAACGGCTGGTGGAATACGATCTCGATTTGATCGTCGAATGCGGTGCGAGCCCGGTGCTGGGGCCGTTGATGAAACGGAGCATTCCCGCCGCGCCCGAAATTGTCGTCGTCAGCGATTATGGCGGCGTGAAGAAGTTGCGCGACACGGTGCTCGCATGA
- a CDS encoding SDR family NAD(P)-dependent oxidoreductase, giving the protein MSFAGKAALVTGASRGIGRAIAVEMCREGADVALIGRDRAALDETAGECAAVRPGATAEVFIADVADQAAVEAAVGATVQRFGRLDYAIANAGQSLDALILRLKPEVIDQLLSVNLKSAFYLCGAVAKPMMKQRGGAIVLVSSIVGLTGNAGQAAYAASKAGLLALGKSVAKELGSRNIRVNAVAPGFIETAMTEKLPDAAKAALRAQIELSALGRVGTPQDVAGVVAFLCSDAAAYVTGQTIVVDGGMVM; this is encoded by the coding sequence ATGAGCTTCGCGGGAAAGGCCGCACTCGTTACCGGGGCGAGCCGCGGTATCGGACGCGCGATCGCGGTGGAGATGTGCCGCGAAGGGGCCGACGTCGCGCTGATCGGCCGCGACCGCGCCGCCTTGGATGAAACGGCAGGCGAATGCGCGGCTGTGCGCCCGGGAGCGACGGCGGAAGTATTCATCGCCGACGTTGCCGATCAGGCGGCGGTCGAAGCAGCGGTGGGCGCGACGGTGCAGCGCTTCGGACGGCTCGACTACGCGATCGCCAACGCGGGGCAATCGCTCGATGCGCTGATCCTGCGCCTGAAGCCGGAAGTGATCGATCAGTTGCTTTCGGTCAATCTCAAATCGGCGTTCTATCTCTGCGGCGCGGTGGCAAAACCGATGATGAAGCAGCGCGGGGGGGCGATCGTGCTGGTCTCCAGCATCGTCGGCCTTACCGGCAATGCGGGCCAAGCCGCATACGCGGCCTCCAAGGCCGGGTTGCTCGCGCTCGGGAAGTCAGTTGCAAAGGAGTTGGGTTCGAGGAACATAAGAGTCAACGCCGTCGCGCCCGGCTTCATCGAGACGGCTATGACCGAGAAGCTGCCCGACGCCGCCAAGGCGGCGCTGCGGGCGCAAATCGAGCTATCCGCACTCGGGCGAGTCGGGACGCCACAAGACGTCGCCGGGGTCGTCGCCTTCCTGTGCTCGGATGCCGCCGCCTACGTCACCGGTCAGACCATCGTGGTCGACGGTGGCATGGTCATGTGA
- a CDS encoding acyl carrier protein — translation MSTFDKVKKIIVEQLGVDESEVTPEASITDDLGADSLDQVELVMAFETEFNIDIPDEEAEKIKTVGDAVARIDQATAGAT, via the coding sequence ATGTCCACGTTCGACAAAGTCAAGAAGATCATCGTCGAGCAGCTCGGCGTCGACGAATCGGAAGTCACGCCCGAGGCCTCGATCACCGATGACCTAGGCGCCGACTCGCTCGACCAGGTCGAGTTGGTCATGGCGTTCGAGACCGAGTTCAACATCGACATTCCCGACGAAGAGGCTGAAAAGATCAAGACCGTCGGTGATGCCGTCGCACGCATCGATCAAGCGACCGCCGGAGCTACGTAA
- the ffh gene encoding signal recognition particle protein → MLDQLSDRLGAIFSRLTGRGKLSESDVSDAMREVRIALLEADVSLAAAKQFVARVKDQAIGQNVLESLTPAQTIVKIVHDELVELLGPSTGSGQARLQFSDAPPSVIMLVGLQGSGKTTQAGKLALRLKEQGRRSLLVAADVYRPAAIAQLQTLGKQVDLPVYEADAGDPVKIAREGVNEARRLGLSTVIIDTAGRLQIDDALMRELEQIKAATAPKEILFVADAMTGQEATNVAKGFNDRLGITGVILTKMDGDTRGGAALSIFNETGAPIKFVGVGEKLSALEPFYPDRLASRILGMGDVLTLIEKTQSIYSETQAKALEEKLRKRSFTLDDFLEQMRQMKKLGSMTEIMKMIPGLSRALPKDFDVPEKDLKRVEAIICSMTRGERRNPSILNGSRRKRIAIGSGTQVSEVNKLVKNFEGAQKMMKQLGGKGRGKTRTALPW, encoded by the coding sequence ATGCTCGATCAACTCAGCGATCGGCTCGGCGCGATCTTCTCGCGCCTGACCGGGCGCGGCAAGCTCAGCGAGAGCGACGTCAGCGATGCGATGCGCGAAGTGCGCATCGCGTTGCTGGAGGCCGACGTCTCATTGGCGGCGGCGAAGCAATTCGTGGCACGCGTCAAAGACCAGGCGATCGGGCAGAACGTGCTCGAGTCGCTCACGCCAGCGCAAACGATCGTCAAGATCGTGCACGACGAGTTGGTCGAACTGCTTGGTCCTTCGACAGGCTCAGGACAGGCTCGATTGCAATTCAGCGACGCACCGCCCTCGGTGATCATGCTGGTCGGGTTGCAAGGTTCGGGAAAAACGACGCAGGCGGGTAAGCTCGCGCTGCGGCTCAAAGAGCAGGGGCGGCGCTCGCTGCTCGTGGCTGCCGACGTCTATCGTCCCGCCGCCATCGCGCAATTGCAAACGCTGGGCAAACAGGTCGATCTTCCCGTCTACGAAGCCGACGCCGGCGATCCGGTGAAGATCGCACGCGAGGGCGTAAACGAAGCGCGCCGGCTGGGGCTTTCCACGGTAATCATCGATACCGCCGGGCGGCTGCAGATCGACGACGCGCTGATGCGCGAACTCGAGCAGATCAAAGCCGCGACCGCTCCGAAAGAGATCCTCTTCGTTGCCGATGCGATGACCGGCCAAGAAGCGACCAACGTTGCCAAGGGCTTCAACGATCGCCTCGGCATCACCGGCGTGATCTTGACGAAGATGGACGGCGATACGCGCGGCGGCGCCGCGCTTTCGATCTTCAACGAAACCGGGGCGCCGATCAAGTTCGTCGGCGTCGGCGAGAAGCTCTCGGCGCTCGAGCCGTTCTATCCCGACCGTCTCGCCTCGCGCATCCTGGGCATGGGCGACGTGCTCACGCTCATCGAGAAAACGCAGAGCATCTATTCCGAAACGCAGGCCAAGGCGCTCGAAGAGAAACTGCGCAAACGCAGCTTCACGCTCGATGATTTCCTCGAGCAGATGCGTCAGATGAAAAAGCTTGGCTCGATGACCGAGATCATGAAGATGATCCCCGGTCTCTCGCGCGCGTTGCCCAAGGACTTTGACGTCCCGGAGAAAGATTTGAAGCGCGTCGAAGCGATCATCTGCTCGATGACGCGCGGCGAACGCCGCAATCCCTCGATTCTCAACGGCTCGCGGCGTAAACGCATCGCGATCGGTTCGGGAACGCAGGTCAGCGAAGTGAACAAGCTGGTCAAGAACTTCGAGGGCGCGCAAAAGATGATGAAGCAGCTCGGCGGCAAGGGCCGCGGAAAGACACGTACAGCTCTACCATGGTGA
- the rpsP gene encoding 30S ribosomal protein S16 translates to MVKIRLRRMGALKQPTYRFVVADSRSPRDGRFIEILGHYNPRTEPKTLEVNAEKAKEWLAKGAQPTETVRRLFAEKGIMERGPIPTTKRAPRKGKA, encoded by the coding sequence ATGGTGAAGATCAGACTGCGCCGCATGGGCGCACTAAAGCAGCCGACCTACCGATTCGTGGTCGCCGACTCACGCTCGCCGCGCGACGGCCGGTTCATCGAGATCCTCGGTCACTACAACCCGCGCACCGAACCCAAGACGCTCGAAGTCAACGCGGAGAAGGCCAAGGAATGGCTGGCTAAGGGCGCGCAGCCGACCGAGACCGTGCGGCGTCTCTTTGCGGAGAAGGGCATCATGGAGCGCGGTCCGATTCCGACGACCAAGCGCGCTCCGCGTAAAGGCAAAGCGTAA
- a CDS encoding KH domain-containing protein → MSSFDDEFGLFGEDVDEAERRSTLPGRKIATNETVIDDVEPEEERPPRTERAPRRRSGAGGGGGGYHERRERRDRQPGDPWASLRRATALLDLLAKKLVAHPDDASVELFTDEEGKPVIELVVDPEDLGKVIGRNGRVAQALRTIVRATAEGRVSVDILDVEEAASFDEGASDETE, encoded by the coding sequence ATGTCATCATTCGATGACGAGTTCGGTCTCTTCGGCGAAGACGTCGACGAGGCCGAGCGCCGTTCGACGCTTCCCGGGCGTAAGATCGCTACGAACGAAACGGTCATCGACGACGTCGAGCCGGAAGAGGAACGTCCGCCGCGCACCGAGCGCGCTCCGCGGCGCCGCAGCGGCGCGGGCGGCGGCGGGGGCGGCTATCACGAACGTCGGGAGCGGCGCGACCGTCAACCTGGTGATCCGTGGGCTTCGCTGCGGCGCGCGACCGCGCTGCTCGATCTGCTCGCCAAGAAGCTCGTCGCGCATCCGGACGACGCGAGCGTCGAACTGTTCACCGATGAAGAGGGCAAACCGGTGATCGAACTGGTCGTCGACCCCGAGGATTTGGGCAAGGTCATCGGACGCAACGGGCGAGTCGCGCAAGCGCTGCGCACGATCGTGCGCGCGACCGCCGAGGGACGCGTCTCGGTCGATATTCTCGATGTGGAAGAAGCGGCGTCGTTTGACGAAGGTGCGAGCGACGAAACAGAGTGA